The Candidatus Manganitrophaceae bacterium genomic sequence TTCCCACCTGAGCGCCGTTTCGGTAGATTCGGTAACCGGCGACAGCCACATTGTCTGTGGAGGCCTTCCACACCAGATTGACGAGGCTTTGCGAAGCCGCCGTGGCGGTCAGACCGGTCGGCACCGACGGCGACGAGAGATCGGGCAGAAGGGTCGTGGTGAAGGTCGCATCACCGGAGGCGGCGGTGTTTCCCGACGCATCCCGACTGAGGACCCGGTAGTGGTAGGTGGTCAGCGGATTCAGACCGGCGAGAAGAACGCTGTGAGCGTTCAGGAGGGTGACATCGAGAAGCGAGCGGGAACCGTATGCGGTCGTCGTCCCATACTCCACCTGCGAGGTGGCCGGTTCATTGCTCGTCCAGCGGATCGTCGCGGCCAGGCCCCCGATGCCGCCGGCGGCCATTCCCGAGAGGACCGGCGGGGTTGTATCGGCGGCGGTATAGATGATGGTGAGCGAAGGACGGAGGGAGGCATTCGGGTTTTCCATGCTGCCGAAGAAACGGTAGCGATCGGCTCCTTTGGTCGTGTCGGAGTTCAGCAGCAACCCATAATTGGTCGCAGGCCCGGCGATCCACTCCTTGACCATCTGTGTCATATCCCAGCGCTTCACGCCGAGCGTTTTGTCGATCGCCTTCGTGTCATAAGCCGCCGAGATGTCGGCCTGCGCCAGAGGAACACTGTTGGCGCAGCAATCATTGGCCGTCCAGCTGTTGATCCCATCATAGCTGTATCCGGTCGCTTGGGTCAGATCGGGATTCTTGTTGATCAGCTTGTGCACCGTCACCGTGTAGGTCGGCTCCGCCTCCGTATCCGCTTCCACCAAGGAAAGGTTCAGCGTGGCGCTCTGGATGACGGCGCCGGCCGGAAGGGCGCTTAAACTGAATTCCATTAAGATGGCATTGGCCGCCTGGTTTGCAGGCCAAGTATAAGTATTTAGCGTCACATCGGCGTTGTTGACCGACGTATCTACATTCAAATAGGTGTCGGTCATCGGCGACAAGGTCACCGTGCCCGAAGAAGGGGAAGGGGTCACGACCGGCGGGGGCGGGAGGATCACAATGGCCGCGGTGGTAAATGTGTTATCGAGGGAGGTGGCGAGGTTGCCGGCCGCATCGCGGCTCAGCACCCGATAGTGGTAGAGGGTGCTCGGCTGCAGGCCGCTGAGGCTCTGGCTGTGCACCGTCACCTTCGCCGTCGCCAATGTTGTCGATGATCCGTAAGTGGTCGTCGTCCCATACTGCACCTGGGTGTCGGCCCCTTCATCCGTCCCCCAGGTAATCGTCGCCGCCGCGGTGGTGATGCCGCTCACGTTAATGCTGGAGATCAGCGGCGCCGCCGTATCGGGCGGCGGGGTCTTGGAGGCCTCATCGGCGTAAGCGCTCTCGTTTCCTGACCCATCATAGGCCGTCACGGTGAAGTAGTGCGTCTGATCAGGAAGATTGGTGAGGGAGTAAGACGTCTGCTTGCCGACATCCATCGCAGCCAGATAAATTCCTGAGGCGGTCCCGTAATAAACTTTATAGCCGGCCACTCTTGAATCGGTATTCGCGTCCCAGGTCAGCGTGGCATTCATTGCCGACGCGGTTGCATTGAAAACAATCAAGGAAAAAAGAGAAATGAATAGAACGAAGCCCCGCTTCCCTATGATCTCGCGCACAATACCTCCTTGTTAAAAACAAAAAAAGGCCGCCAAAGAAATTTCCTTCGGCGGCTCGGCGGGCATGGCGTCTATCAGAGGCGGGGCCCGTCCGGTCCGCTTTCCAGCGAATCCTCCGATGCCCCACACCCACGCTCCGACCGGCAAACCGGATCGGAGCGTCGCTTTAGCCCCGTGACTCTGCGTCCCCACCTTTCGATGGGTATGCTCTGAAACAAAGGACGGAATAAAAATAAAGATGAAGCCTGTCTTGTCCCGGAGGGGCCTGAACCGCTCCGATGTCGCGCACAAAAAAAGGCCGCCGAAGGAATCCCTTCGGCGGCCCGGCGGGCATGGCCTTTTCGGCTTTAGCCCCATGACTCTGCGTCCCCACCTTTCGATGGGTATGCTCTGAAACAAAGGAGAGAAATGAAAAATGAATAAATTTTTGAATATTGCGGAAACGTTTATATCATTGGGTGATCAGCAGTGTCAATCAGGCCGCGCCCCTAGACTCCCGTTCTTGCGTATCATAACGTCGTCCGATCACATTGCGATGATTCATTCCTCCCCGATGAATCCCCATAGGGTATGAATGCGGATCGCCTCGGCCGGTCCGAATCGTCACTGTGCACCCTTTCGAACGCTGAAGAAGGGGTCTCCCCCTCTTCACTTCCTGGCTGCCAAACGGGGCCGAAGTATGATATGATCGGAATCTAAGAGTGTGGTTTGCGCTCTTTTTAAAGAACGTTCAGAAGGAGATCACCCGCAATGATTCAGGTCACTGAGATCGCAAAAAAGAGAATCATCCTTCTCAAAGAAAAACAGGAGACGGAGCAAGGGAAGAAGATCGAAGGGCTCCGCCTGATCGTGAAATCGACCCTCCCGAGCCCTGAATACACGCTTGCCTTCATCGAACAGGGGAAGAGAGATCCGAACGATGTCATGGTCGAGGCGGAGGGACTTCAGATCTTCATGGAGCCGCAACATGCAAATCTCCTCGAAGATGTGAAGATCGACTTCATTACGACCCTGCAGCAGAGCGGCTTTAAGGTCGAGAACCCGAAGGTCATTGAGCCGAAACCGGCCGTGCCGACGACCCCGCCCAATCTCGACAGTCCCGAAGCGAAAGCGGTCCAACAGGTCCTCGACACTGAAATCAATCCGGCGGTCGCCTCGCACGGCGGCTTCATCAGCCTCGTCGATGTCAAAGAGCAGGTCGCCTACATCCGGCTCGGCGGCGGCTGTCAAGGATGCGGCATGGCCGACGTGACGCTGAAGCAAGGGGTGGTGGTGGCGATCAAAAAAGGGGTCCCCAACATTAAAGAGGTCCTCGATGTGACCGATCACGCCGGCGGAAACAATCCCTACTACACGCCGGGGAAATAATTCAGCTCGCCCGTCGCCCAGATTCCGTCACCCAGATCCCGTCGCCCGGATTCCTTCTCCGGCCCCTTCCTGATTCTTTTCGAGTCGTCTCCTCCTTCGACCCTCTTCCCCCTTTTTCGGAGCGCAGATGAAGCGGCTTCTTCTCCTCCTTCCCAGCACCTCCTACCGCGCCGAAGATTTCCTCGGCGCGGCCGAACGCCTCGGCGTCGAGATCGTCGTCGGCTCAAACGAGCGACAGGCGCTCGAGTCGGTCGTCCCCGGCAAGACGGTCACCCTCGACTTCATCGATTTAAAAAAAGGGGTGGCGCAAGCGATCGCCTTTGCCGAGGAACAGCCGTTTCAAGCGGTCCTCTCGGCCGATGAAGAGGGCGTCGTCCTCGCCGCCCTGATCTCGGAAGCACTCGGACTCCCCCACAACCCGGTCTCCGCCGCCGCTCCGACGAAAGACAAGCTCCAACTGCGAGAGGCCCTCACCGCCGCCGCGATCCCGACTCCGCCGTTTCAGCGCTTCTCGACCGACGATCGCCCGGAGGAGATCGCCCCGAAGCGAATCTATCCGTGCGTCTTGAAGCCGACCTTCCTCTCGGCGAGCCGCGGGGTGATCCGCGCCGACACGCCGGAGGAATTCGTCGCCGCGTTTCATCGGCTTGGCCGGATTCTCAAAGAGCCGGAGGTCCGGCGTCTCGGCGGCCCGGCGGCCAAGCAGTTTTTGGTGGAAGGCTTTATCCCTGGGAAAGAGGTGGCGCTGGAAGGGCTCTTGCAGAATGGGACGCTCGCACTCCTCGCCCTCTTCGACAAGCCGGACCCGCTCAACGGTCCTTTTTTCGAGGAGACGATCTATGTCACCCCCTCCCGCCTCTCCCCGTCGGTGCAGGAAGCGATCGTCGATTGCACCCGCCGCGCAACCGCCGCGCTCGGCCTAAAGGAGGGACCGATCCACGCCGAGCTGCGGGTCAATGAAAGCGGTCCCTGGATGATTGAATTGGCCGCCCGGTCGATCGGCGGGATCTGCTCCCGCACCCTCCGCTTCGGCGTCGGGACGACGCTGGAGGAGCTCCTCCTCCGCCACGCGTTGGCAATGCCGATCGACTCCCTTGAGCGCCAGCGCCGCGCCGCAGGCGTGATGATGATCCCGATCCCCGCCGCCGGCACCCTCCTCGATTATCACGGAATCGAGGAGGCGAAAAAAGTCGCCGGCATCGAGAGCATCCAGATCACGATCCGCCGAAAACAAAAAGTGATCCCCCTCCCCGAAGGAAGACGCTACCTCGGCTTCATCTTCGCCCGCGCCAAAACCCCCGAAGAAGCCGAAGCGGCCCTGAGAGAGGCCCACCGAAAATTAAAATTCGAAATCGAACCGTTCAAATGAATTGCGGAATGCGGATCGGAAACCGACCTTCTTCGGTCGGCGCCGGTCCCACAGAATATCAACCGGGAAAGACGGCCCCACCTCCCAGTTTCAAGCGCTTTCCCCCCTTCCATTCTCTCCGGTGATGCCTCGCCGCAACAGACCGCAATCACCCAAACAAATCGGCTGACTCAACCCATCCCCCGATGCCCTCTCCCACGCGTTGACCTCGCCCAAAGAGCATGTTAAGATCGCAGGTTCCCAACTTAATTTCTCATTGGAATTGACGGAATCGGCATGAAAGACCAAAAAATCATCATCAAAGGGGCGCGCGAGCACAACCTCAAGAATATCGATTTGGAGATCCCGCGCGACCGGTTCGTCGTCATCACCGGACTGTCGGGCTCGGGGAAGTCATCGCTCGCCTTCGACACGATCTTTGCCGAGGGACAGCGGCGCTATGTCGAGTCGCTCTCGGCCTATGCCCGCCAGTTTCTGGAGCAGATGGACAAGCCCGACGTCGATGCGATCGAAGGGCTCTCGCCGGCGATCTCGATCGAGCAGAAGACGACGAGCAAAAACCCCCGCTCCACCGTCGGCACCGTCACCGAAATCTACGACTACTTCCGCCTCCTCTACGCCCGGATCGGCCGACCTTATTGTTACAGCTGCGGGAAGGAGATCTCCGCCCAGACGATCCAGCAGATGGTCGACACGATCATGCAATTTCCGGCGGGGGAGAAGATTCAGATTCTGGCGCCGATCGTCCGGGGGCGAAAGGGAGAATATAAGAAGGAGCTTCACGGCGTTCGGCAAAAAGGGTTCATCCGGGTTCGAATCGACGGGAAGATGATCGATCTCTCGCAAGATGAGAACCCGATCCAGGAGAAAA encodes the following:
- a CDS encoding NifU family protein; its protein translation is MIQVTEIAKKRIILLKEKQETEQGKKIEGLRLIVKSTLPSPEYTLAFIEQGKRDPNDVMVEAEGLQIFMEPQHANLLEDVKIDFITTLQQSGFKVENPKVIEPKPAVPTTPPNLDSPEAKAVQQVLDTEINPAVASHGGFISLVDVKEQVAYIRLGGGCQGCGMADVTLKQGVVVAIKKGVPNIKEVLDVTDHAGGNNPYYTPGK
- a CDS encoding DNRLRE domain-containing protein produces the protein MREIIGKRGFVLFISLFSLIVFNATASAMNATLTWDANTDSRVAGYKVYYGTASGIYLAAMDVGKQTSYSLTNLPDQTHYFTVTAYDGSGNESAYADEASKTPPPDTAAPLISSINVSGITTAAATITWGTDEGADTQVQYGTTTTYGSSTTLATAKVTVHSQSLSGLQPSTLYHYRVLSRDAAGNLATSLDNTFTTAAIVILPPPPVVTPSPSSGTVTLSPMTDTYLNVDTSVNNADVTLNTYTWPANQAANAILMEFSLSALPAGAVIQSATLNLSLVEADTEAEPTYTVTVHKLINKNPDLTQATGYSYDGINSWTANDCCANSVPLAQADISAAYDTKAIDKTLGVKRWDMTQMVKEWIAGPATNYGLLLNSDTTKGADRYRFFGSMENPNASLRPSLTIIYTAADTTPPVLSGMAAGGIGGLAATIRWTSNEPATSQVEYGTTTAYGSRSLLDVTLLNAHSVLLAGLNPLTTYHYRVLSRDASGNTAASGDATFTTTLLPDLSSPSVPTGLTATAASQSLVNLVWKASTDNVAVAGYRIYRNGAQVGTTTSLNYADTGLSASTTYNYTLSAYDAAGNASPQTAAVSATTSASSSAIRLTLTPTMDSYLNVDSSVNNTDATLNTYTWPDNQIANVALMKFDLKSLPPGAIIQSATLYLSLVEADTEAEPTYMVSVHKLINKNPDLTQATGYTYDGINSWTANNCCADNIPLAQGDISAAYDTKAIDKVLGRKSWNVTAIIQNWMSSPATNYGLLLNSDATKGSDRYRYFASMENPNASLRPSLRIYYLLP
- a CDS encoding ATP-grasp domain-containing protein, giving the protein MKRLLLLLPSTSYRAEDFLGAAERLGVEIVVGSNERQALESVVPGKTVTLDFIDLKKGVAQAIAFAEEQPFQAVLSADEEGVVLAALISEALGLPHNPVSAAAPTKDKLQLREALTAAAIPTPPFQRFSTDDRPEEIAPKRIYPCVLKPTFLSASRGVIRADTPEEFVAAFHRLGRILKEPEVRRLGGPAAKQFLVEGFIPGKEVALEGLLQNGTLALLALFDKPDPLNGPFFEETIYVTPSRLSPSVQEAIVDCTRRATAALGLKEGPIHAELRVNESGPWMIELAARSIGGICSRTLRFGVGTTLEELLLRHALAMPIDSLERQRRAAGVMMIPIPAAGTLLDYHGIEEAKKVAGIESIQITIRRKQKVIPLPEGRRYLGFIFARAKTPEEAEAALREAHRKLKFEIEPFK